CCTCGACGCGCAAGGAGACGTTGGTGCGCAATTCACGCATCAGGCGATCGCGCAGATTGCGGGATGTGACGAATTTTCCTTCGCGTCCGGCAAAAGGCGAGGTGTTGATAGAGAAGTTCATGGACAACGTCGGTTCGTCGATGGCGATGGAGGGCAATGCCTCCGGACAGCTTTCATCGGCGAAGGTTTCGCCGATACCGACTTCCTCGAATCCGGCGATACTGACGATATCGCCTGCCGGGGCGTCGTCCAGTTCGACCTGGGCAACGCCCTGATAGCCGATCAGCTTGCTGATGCGCCCTTTTTCGATTTTGCCGTCCCGTTTGACCAGAGCGATGGTCTGTCCTGTGCGCACCACGCCGTTGACGACTTTGCCGGTAGCGATGCGGCCGAGGTAGTCGTTGTAGCCGATGCTGGTGACCAGCATTTGAAAGGGCGCTTCAGGGTTGCCGCTGGGGGGAGAGACTTTGTCCTGAATCAGGCTGAACAGGGGCTCGAGGTCGGCCGATTCCTCATTGAGTTCCGCTTTGGCTATACCGGCCTTGGCGTTGGTGTAAATAATCGGGAAGTCGAGTTGGTCCTCGTTGGCGTTGAGTTCGCAGAACAGATCGAAGACCATGTCGACGACCTGTTCCGGCCGTGAACCGGGGCGATCGATCTTGTTGATCACCACAATCGGCTTGAGGCCCAGATCAAGGGATTTTTTCAAAACAAAACGGGTCTGCGGCATGGGGCCGTCGAATGCGTCTACCAGCAGGAGGACGCAATCGACCATTTTGAGGACACGTTCCACCTCCCCGCCGAAGTCAGCATGGCCGGGCGTATCGACGACATTGATCTTCAGGCCGTTGCGATGGATGGAGAGGTTTTTCGAGAGGATAGTGATGCCACGCTCTTTTTCCAGGTCGTTGTTGTCCATGACCCGTTCGGCGACAGCCTGGTTTTCACGGAACACGCCGGATTGTTTCAGCATGGCGTCTACCAGGGTCGTTTTACCGTGGTCGACATGGGCGATAATGGCGATATTGCGAATGTTCTGCTGCATAAAACTTTTATAGACTCCTTGCTCGGGTTATTTATTCTACAAAATCCTCCCATACTATAATGGATCGGATTTTTATGCCAGCTTAAAATGAGGCTGGATGTTTAGGATGCGACCCGGAAGCTTGAACTTCGAATTCGAATGCAGGCAGGGTACGCTCTTTATTTTTGCCCGATGGTCATATTTCGTTGCTTCCCAATGACTTCTTGCTCGCCGTGGGGCAGGCGTTTTATGATAAAAATCAAAAGGGTTTTATCTTTTACGTCATGCGTAGCGAAAAGAGGTGTGGTCATGCGTGTTATTCATAGGCTGTCGGTTGTTGCTGCGGCCCTGGTCTTGTTGATGGTTGGAGGATGTGCCGTCAACCCGGTTACGGGGCGTCAGGAACTCGCTTTGTTCACCATCACTCCTTCCCAGGAGATTCAGCTGGGACAGGAGGCTTTTCCCAAGGCTGTGCAACAGATGGGCGGCGAGTATGACGATCCGGCCTTGGCCGCTTATGTCAACGGGGTGGGGAAGCGTGTCGCCCAGGTGGCGGAACGGCCTGAGTTGCCTTACGAGTTTCGGGTCCTCAACGATTCAACCCCCAATGCCTTTGCTTTGCCGGGAGGCTTTGTGGCCATCACCCGGGGGTTGTTGGTAAGCCTTGAAAACGAGGCGCAATTGGCGGCCGTACTGGGGCACGAAGTGGGGCATGTGACGGCTCGCGATTCGGTTCAGGGTATGCAGCGTGGCACCTTGCTCGGGGCCGGATTGGCGGTTTTATCCGCAGCTACCGGCTCCAGCGCTTACGGTGGCGTGGCCCAGAAGGCCGGTCAGTTGGCTGCCGGCTTGCTGGATAATCGCTTCAGTCGCGAACAGGAACGCCAGGCCGATCGTCTCGGTGTCGATTATATGGTTCGGGCCGGTTACAATCCGCGCGGCAGCGTGCAACTGCAGGAATTCTTCTATCGTACCGTCGAGGCGGGCGCCGAACCGATGTGGCTTGCGGGTTTGTTTCGCACGCACCCTTTTTCCAAAGAGCGTATGTTGGCTTTGGAAGCCTATATTGCCGAGCGCTACAGTCTGCAGCAGAGCGACCCACGGTTTGTGTTGAACGAGCAGCCGTTTCAGCGGGCCGTAAGCGGTCTCAGGCAGTCGAGCAAAGGCTACGAGCTTTACGATCAGGCTCGGCAGCAGGAACAGCAAGGCCATGTATCGCAGGCGATTGCCACCTATCTGCAAGCTGCCACGGTGGCGCCGGATCAAGCCCTGATTCTGACAGGTTTGGGGATGGCCTATCTGCATGCCAGGGATGTTCGGGCCGCCCGTCCGCACCTGGCCCGGGCCGTCCAGTTGGATGGCAATTACTATTTGTCGCATCTGGGGTTGGGGCTGGTTTATTTGGAGCTGGACGATGAGTCGGCGGCCATAAGCCATTTGGAAAAGAGCATGAACCTGTTACCGACCGACCGGGGCGGGTATCTGCTGGCTATGGGGCATGAAAAGCAGGGCCGGATTGCAAAGGCTGCGGATCTGTATCGGCAGATTGCCGAGGCTTATCCGCAAAGCAAAATCGGTCAGGCCGCGGCCCGAAAGGTGGCGGAGTTGCAGGCTAAGTGATGCAGGCGGATTTTTCGTTGGAGCCCGGTGAAACGGTTCGCTGGCAAGCCTGTCCCGCGTCTCGGGCTTATGTTTTCAGGCGCTGGCGATGGTCTTTGGCATGTCTGCCGGTCTGGCTGGTGCTCACGGTTTGTCTTGCCAATGTCGCTTGCTGCGAGGTGCGGTCGGCCTTGGGGGGGCTCGGTTGGTACGCGATCGCCTGGGGGCTTCTCGGCTATGGGGCCATCGGGCATCTGCTGGTGGCCAGGTGGCGATGGTGGCGGATCTCTTACCTGGTGACCGATCGACGGATATGGCTGCGCTGCGGGTTGCGGGGACATCGTGTGCGGCAACTTGCCCTGGAAGACGTGGAACTGTACGGCGTCATGCCTGTATCCGGCAGTGTCGCCACCGTGCAATTGCGTTCTCGTACGGACGGGTCGATTCTGACGCTGTACTGCCTGGAAGACGCTGCGATCTTGGTTGCCCTGATAAGGGGGGGGGCGCAGGGGGGAAACCCGTTGACACCCCGACAGGCTCTTGATTAATATGGTCAACTAACCTTTGGACCAATATGGCCTGCCGGGCGCGGGAAATGAATCTGTGGAAGAAAGGGGAACAGTGGGTGTTTCCGGATTTCAGCAGGACTTTTCGCGATATGACCACGGCGGGTCCGTTTTATGATCGGTGATCTCAGTTATGAAGAGTTTTTACCTGGAGACCTTCGGGTGCCAGATGAACGTGGTCGATTCCGAGCAGATCGTCGGCCTTGTGCAAAGCTTGGGATACAGCTCTGTTGACAGTCCCGAGCAGGCGAACCTTATCATTCTCAATACCTGTTCCATTCGTGCGCGTGCCGAGCGCAAGGTGTACGGTCACCTGGGTCGCTTCAAGCCGCTCAAGCAGCGGCGTCCCGAGTTGATCATTGCCGTGTGTGGCTGTGTTGCCCAGCAGGAGGGGCAGCGCATGCTGGAGAAGGTGCCTTATCTTGATATCGTTTGTGGTACCCATAATATACACCGCCTGGCTGATATGGTGAGGGATGCCGAACTGCACCGCGCGCGACATGTCGAGGTCGATTTTCTCGAAGCCGATAAGCGGCGCCGGCTTTTCCCGGAACGGGCACCGAGTGCCGAAGTGTCACGCTTCGTTACGGTTATTCAAGGATGTGATAATTTCTGCAGCTATTGCATTGTACCCCATGTTCGCGGCCGGGAGGTCAGTCGCCCCAGTGCCGAAGTGTTGGAGGAGGTACGCCTGCTGGTCGAGCAGGGTGCGCGCGAGATTACCTTGATCGGTCAAAACGTCAATTCCTACGGCTGCAAGGAGGACGACGAGATTTCTTTCGCTTCGCTGTTGCGGAAGGTCGCTGAGGTGGATGGGCTGGAACGCATTCGTTTCATGACATCCCACCCCAAGGATCTGTCGGATGAGCTGATCGATTGTTTTGCCGATCTTGACAAGTTGTGCAAGCATATCCACCTGCCGGTGCAGGCCGGCGGCGATGCGGTACTCAAGGCCATGCGCCGCGGCTATACGCGCGACCAGTATCTGGGTCGTATCGAACGCTTGCGGCGGGTGTGTCCCGAAATCCGGATGACATCCGATGTGATTGTCGGTTTTCCCGGTGAAACGGAAAGCGAATTCGAGCAGACCATGGATCTTCTGGAACGGGCCCGGTTTACCGAAATCTATTCGTTTATTTTTTCCGCCCGACCCGGCACTTCGGCTGCCGACCTTCCGGACGATATTCCCAAGGAGGTCAAGCAGCAGTGGTTCGATCGCATGTTGGCCCTGCAGGAAGAGATAACCCGGCAGTATCACCAGATGGATATCGGTCAGGTTTTGCCGGTGTTGGTCGAGGGCAGCAGTCGGCAGGGCAACGGTCAGCTGTTCGGGCGCACCACCTGGAACCGCATTGTAAATTTCGATGGCAATCCCGATCTGGTTGGCCGCATCGTGCCGGTGCGCCTTACCGTCGCTTATCGCAATTCCCACCTGGGCGAACGGGTCTGATCCGTTTTCGTCAGGTGGTTATTTCAAGGAGAGAACATGATCGACTTGCACACCCATACCGTTTTTAGCGATGGAGAGTTGATTCCCGCTGAACTTACCCGTCGGGCAGCTGTGGCCGGGTATCGCGCCATCGGTATCACCGATCATGGCGACCCGAGTAATATCGACTTTATCATTCCGCGTATCGTCCGGGTTGCGGAAGGATTGGGCGCCGCGTGGGGGTTGACGGTGGTGCCGGGGATTGAGCTGACCCATGTTCCGCCCCCAATGATCGCCGAAGTCGCCAGGCAGGCCCGGGGGCTTGGTGCCCGGCTGGTCGTGTGTCATGGCGAAACCATTGCCGAACCGGTCGCAGCGGGTACCAATCGCGCGGCACTGGAGGCCGATATCGATATCCTGGCACATCCCGGGCTGCTTTCCGAAGAAGATGCGGCTCTGGCAGCCCGGCGGGGTATCTGTCTGGAAATCACCACCCGCAAGGGGCATTCGTTGACCAACGGCCACGTGGCGCGCGTGGCGCTGGCCGCCGGAGCGGCTTTGATTGTGAATACGGACAGTCATGCGCCCGGCGATTTGACGCCGCTGGAGCAGGCGCGGCGGATCGCTCTTGGCGCCGGTTTGAACGAGGCTCAGTTTCAGCAGGCTCGTCAGAATGCCGAGGATCTGGTGCGCAAGCTGATGGGGGGCTGACCCGTCAGGCGGTGCAGTGCATTCAGTTGTTCGGTTCTCCCCGCTTAAGAATTCTTTGTATCACAGATAGATACCATCCTATCCTTCAAAACATGAGGTGAAATACTATGGACGAACATGCAGTGAGTTTTTTGCAGGAACTCGTCGAAACCCCGAGTCCTTCGGGTTTTGAGCAGCCCGTGCAGCGTATCATGCGTCGCGAATTGTCGCCTTTGGCCGATGAGGTGCGTACCGATGTCATGGGTAACGTCATTGCCCGTATCGATGCCGCATCCAGTCAGGCCATGCGGGTGATGCTGGCCGGTCATTGCGATGAGATCGGTTTTATGGTGCGTTATATCGACGACAACGGGTTTATCTATTTCGCTCCGATCGGAGGCGTCGATGCGCATCTGGTGCCGGGCCAGCGCGTGCACGTGCATACCGCTGACGGCCCGGTGCTGGGGGTGGTAGGCAAAAAGCCTATCCATCTCATGGAGCCTAAGGACCGGGAAACGGTGGTTAAACTGAACAGTCAGTTCATCGACCTGGGCTGTGCCGACGGAGAAGCCGCGCGCAAACTGGTCGCTGTGGGCGATCCCGTTACTTTTGCCGTGGGGTTCGAGCGCCTGCAGGGTGAGCTTGCCGCTTCCCGTGGTTTCGATGACAAGATGGGCGCCTTCATCGTGGTGGAAGTGTTGCGGGCCGTGCGGCAGCGCGGTGTGCCGCCGGTGGAAGTTTACGGTGTTTCCACAGTGCAGGAAGAAGTCGGTTTGCGCGGTGCGACGACCAGTGCCTTCGGTATCGACCCTCAGATCGGCATTGCGGTGGATGTCGGTTTCGCCAGCGATGTTCCCGGGGTGGAAATGAAGGAAATCGGCGAATTCAAAGTGGGGGGCGGACCGATCATTTCCCGCGGTGCCAACATTAACCCCGCGCTTTTCGACCTGTTGCTACGCACGGCAGAGGAAGAGGGTATCCCCTGTCAGATCATGGGCGCGCCACGTGGAACCGGCACCGACGCCAATGTCATGCAGCTGACC
This DNA window, taken from Syntrophotalea carbinolica DSM 2380, encodes the following:
- the typA gene encoding translational GTPase TypA, encoding MQQNIRNIAIIAHVDHGKTTLVDAMLKQSGVFRENQAVAERVMDNNDLEKERGITILSKNLSIHRNGLKINVVDTPGHADFGGEVERVLKMVDCVLLLVDAFDGPMPQTRFVLKKSLDLGLKPIVVINKIDRPGSRPEQVVDMVFDLFCELNANEDQLDFPIIYTNAKAGIAKAELNEESADLEPLFSLIQDKVSPPSGNPEAPFQMLVTSIGYNDYLGRIATGKVVNGVVRTGQTIALVKRDGKIEKGRISKLIGYQGVAQVELDDAPAGDIVSIAGFEEVGIGETFADESCPEALPSIAIDEPTLSMNFSINTSPFAGREGKFVTSRNLRDRLMRELRTNVSLRVEETDNTDTFRVSGRGELHLSILIENMRREGFELSVSKPEVIFRDIDGTRCEPMENLIIDVPEEHQGTVIEKLGKRKAEMLSMNPMDGINRLEFTIPARGLIGFRTEFLTDTRGTGVMNHTFNEYAPYKGPIAGRSNGVLIAMEDGETAAYALFTLQDRGTLFVDPGVKVYEGMIIGENAKQSDMVVNPCKGKKLTNVRASGSDDAIRLTPPRVLSLEQALEYVNDDELVEVTPTSIRLRKKLLDANARKKYDKNK
- a CDS encoding M48 family metallopeptidase yields the protein MRVIHRLSVVAAALVLLMVGGCAVNPVTGRQELALFTITPSQEIQLGQEAFPKAVQQMGGEYDDPALAAYVNGVGKRVAQVAERPELPYEFRVLNDSTPNAFALPGGFVAITRGLLVSLENEAQLAAVLGHEVGHVTARDSVQGMQRGTLLGAGLAVLSAATGSSAYGGVAQKAGQLAAGLLDNRFSREQERQADRLGVDYMVRAGYNPRGSVQLQEFFYRTVEAGAEPMWLAGLFRTHPFSKERMLALEAYIAERYSLQQSDPRFVLNEQPFQRAVSGLRQSSKGYELYDQARQQEQQGHVSQAIATYLQAATVAPDQALILTGLGMAYLHARDVRAARPHLARAVQLDGNYYLSHLGLGLVYLELDDESAAISHLEKSMNLLPTDRGGYLLAMGHEKQGRIAKAADLYRQIAEAYPQSKIGQAAARKVAELQAK
- the miaB gene encoding tRNA (N6-isopentenyl adenosine(37)-C2)-methylthiotransferase MiaB gives rise to the protein MSVMKSFYLETFGCQMNVVDSEQIVGLVQSLGYSSVDSPEQANLIILNTCSIRARAERKVYGHLGRFKPLKQRRPELIIAVCGCVAQQEGQRMLEKVPYLDIVCGTHNIHRLADMVRDAELHRARHVEVDFLEADKRRRLFPERAPSAEVSRFVTVIQGCDNFCSYCIVPHVRGREVSRPSAEVLEEVRLLVEQGAREITLIGQNVNSYGCKEDDEISFASLLRKVAEVDGLERIRFMTSHPKDLSDELIDCFADLDKLCKHIHLPVQAGGDAVLKAMRRGYTRDQYLGRIERLRRVCPEIRMTSDVIVGFPGETESEFEQTMDLLERARFTEIYSFIFSARPGTSAADLPDDIPKEVKQQWFDRMLALQEEITRQYHQMDIGQVLPVLVEGSSRQGNGQLFGRTTWNRIVNFDGNPDLVGRIVPVRLTVAYRNSHLGERV
- a CDS encoding histidinol phosphate phosphatase domain-containing protein, whose product is MIDLHTHTVFSDGELIPAELTRRAAVAGYRAIGITDHGDPSNIDFIIPRIVRVAEGLGAAWGLTVVPGIELTHVPPPMIAEVARQARGLGARLVVCHGETIAEPVAAGTNRAALEADIDILAHPGLLSEEDAALAARRGICLEITTRKGHSLTNGHVARVALAAGAALIVNTDSHAPGDLTPLEQARRIALGAGLNEAQFQQARQNAEDLVRKLMGG
- a CDS encoding M42 family metallopeptidase, with the translated sequence MDEHAVSFLQELVETPSPSGFEQPVQRIMRRELSPLADEVRTDVMGNVIARIDAASSQAMRVMLAGHCDEIGFMVRYIDDNGFIYFAPIGGVDAHLVPGQRVHVHTADGPVLGVVGKKPIHLMEPKDRETVVKLNSQFIDLGCADGEAARKLVAVGDPVTFAVGFERLQGELAASRGFDDKMGAFIVVEVLRAVRQRGVPPVEVYGVSTVQEEVGLRGATTSAFGIDPQIGIAVDVGFASDVPGVEMKEIGEFKVGGGPIISRGANINPALFDLLLRTAEEEGIPCQIMGAPRGTGTDANVMQLTRAGVAAALVQVPLRYMHSPVEVLSLADIEATIRLLTGVIYRLDSDFSIIPN